The following is a genomic window from Antechinus flavipes isolate AdamAnt ecotype Samford, QLD, Australia chromosome 3, AdamAnt_v2, whole genome shotgun sequence.
AACCActgaaatgctcttttttttttttttttttgctgttcatgttaagaaaaacaatttttaaaatatgattaataaatcGCCTCCCCTCCCCAACTTGGGGAGCTTTTATAGGGATACctttataatattctcttttaaaGACTTCGAAGCACATTTATAAATGCTGCTGGAATTCATgggttaaaatatttatttgcatcGCCTGGTATATTCAGCAAGAACCTCCAGCTGGTGGGAGGAGGGGTTGAGAATGGAGAATGAAACACCAGGACCACAGCTGCTAGCGAGGCAACCACTCCAGACTCCGCCGTGGGCCAAGGGCTGCCCGCTCCCTCCTTACGTCACCGCCCAACGGTCGCCAGGGAGACGTCCCCTTCAGGGCGCGCGTCAGAGCCGCCAGTCTCTTGGCaacagatctctctctctctcttcctccccgccttttcctccccctctccagcTAGCTCACCACGCCCCCTCCCCCGCTTGCTCGAGCTCTATCTCTCGCACTTTGCCGCACGTCGCTCTGGCGTCAAAACGACGTCAATGGGAATGTATCAATTTGGCCCGGGCTACTGGCCAGGAGGACGAACTAGCTCGCTAGTGGAGAGTGCGTTAGTTGGGAGGGGTGGAGAAGACTAACGTGAGGGGGCGTGGCCCTGCATAGTAGCCTAGAAGCTGGGACGTAGGAGGAggcggggtggggtgggggagggggtcgCCCTCCGGGGAGGGATGGAGCTGTCAGTTCGCAGCAGTGAGCTAGCCCTGCCGGGCTGGAGTTTCAGTGCTGACTGGCAGCGGCAGCAGCCCGCACGTCGGCATCGGCGTGGATGGCAGTCCCGGCAACCCCAAGCTCTACGATCTCGAACACGAACCTGCTAATACTTTACTCCTGAACACCACCAGCTGTCACGCTTCGCTCGATTGACCAGATCCCGTCCTCAACCTCCCTCGCCCGAGACCCCAGGCTCGCGCATAGAGCCGCTGCCACTGCCCGCGCCCCGCCACGATCTCGTCGAACTCGGACCGGCCGGCTGCTGCTGCCCGGGCCGTTTTCCTCGCTTGTTCGCCCGTCGCAGACTGGAGGTGTGCCCTTCCCGGCGGCCTCGCCCCCTCGCCTCCCCCCGGGACAGCGGGGTGGGCTTGCTGCAGTCTCGCCCTTCCCCGtgcggggaggggaggggcgcCAACTCTCGGGAGACcctggaggaagaggaagaggaggcggCCAAGGTGAGCCGACTTGGGGTCGCAGAGGGTCCCGAGATCCGGGTGCGCCTGAAATGGGGGCTACCCTCGTGCCCGGCtagcctccctccttcccctcctctccccccctttcGCCCCGCTAGAAATGGCCAGAAGAGGGTGAAAGACAGGCCGGCTCATGGGTCACCGCCTCCTCCCCCTGGCACCTCTAGGGGACTAGCCTCAGCCTGCGGCTTTTCCGCgcggggagtggggggaagggctgCGGGCATAGTCCCTCTTTTCCCTCAGAGCTGTTTAAGTTTGTTGCATCCTATCTTGGGGTGCTCCGGGATGGTGTGGGATGGATGCAGTGGTGGGGATTCCTTTTGTTTCCGTTAGTAAAATGATTCGGTGCTTCCCTTTCCTAGATGTGCGAGAGGGTACGTGTCCCTACGGCTTAATGTTAACTCCTGTATAAATGCCTGCGGGCAACAGTCGCGGTACACGAATACGAACACACGAACACACGTGTGTTTCCGTATCGAAGACACCCACCAGATTGATTAGGCTGCAGTTTGATAGCCTGATTGGAAAGGGGAGCGGGACCGGGGGGAACTGAGTGCAGTGTTTTTTATCCCTTGGTAGCTTCAGGCTTCCAGGAATGTAGAAATGCCGGTTAAAGATTGAGATTTCTCTTTGTTGTTCTGTTCAGGGTTGACAGAGCATCTTCACTTCTGAAACACCGAGGGTTTGGGGGATAGGATGGCTGAGGGGTGGGAATGAACCAGGATGGTAATTTCATACGTTAAAATGTTCCTAGGATTTTTCTTTTAAGCAAAGCAGCATCTTTTGAAAGATGTGATGAGCACAAAcctaaaatgataatttatttggAACAGACTCATGTCTTTTGTTAAAGGGATCTGGGATATTTGTGAATTTATTAACagtgttatgaaaaaaaaaaacatttaaaatgcagATTCTGAGACAAAAGCTTAATGTGTGGGTAAACTGGGAGACCCAGGTAATGAAGATGGGATTTCATTGATACATATGTGCCAATCTGCATTTTATCTCATCTTTTTGTCCATGTAGGTCCAGGtcataaggaaagaaaattttatgaagGTTCTCTAAAAATCTCTAATCACAGTCGAAACCATGGTGATCATGTCAGAATTTACCTCAGTCCCCAATTCAAGTCAGACACAGCAAAGACCCCTCAGGGTTGGATTTTATGATATTGAAAGAACCTTGGGGAAAGGAAATTTTGCTGTGGTGAAACTAGCCAGGCATAGAGTCACCAAAACCCAGGTAGGTTTGAAGTTTGTGCAAATGGTTTCAAATATACtgatagatttgatttctttctttccaagaaattcttcctcttccttttcaaaaTAGTCAAGGACTCAAAGAAAAGACTTTATAATGTTCTTCACAGTAATCTGTGTGGTCAGTGTTGTAAATATTAAATTCGTTTTattgacaaggaaactgaggtcaaatgCCCAGAACCATACTTATCTTTTGGGGTAGAGGGGCACAAATTATAACCTTAATGCAATATTAAGTGtttgaaaaatatctttcaagTGTACTAATGAACAGTTATTGGCAAATCATTTACTTTGATTTGTTTAAattctttggaaatattttttatctgTCAGTCAGTGAAGAAGCATTTAAACGCTTtgtgctggagatataaagaatagcaaaaaacaaacaaacaacaaacagtCTCAAGGAActagagagacaacatgcaaacaattatgtctAATATATATCAGAGAGAAGGGGGTTGGAAAAGACTCTTTTAGaaagtggagagggagagaatgccAGGTATAAGGGATGACCAATAAAAATGCCTAGAGATTAGAGATTGtgtcttgtgtgaggaacagcaagaaaatCAGCATCATTGTTTGAAAAGTATATAGGGGGAATAAggtgtaggaaaactggaaaggtaagacAGGAccatatttaaatgattttaaagattaaaaattttatacCTGTGACATTTTAGGTTATTtacaaaatccattttttcttctcacgCATTGtgaattattcttatattattgaTTTTAGAATTCATCTTGGAAAAACCGAATTATGTCTATTGTACACTAGTCcatcaaatattttatgtacaaagtaacttttttcccttctttccctcaatctacaggttgcaataaaaattattgataaagcAAGATTAGATCCAAGCAACTTGGAGAAAATTTATCGAGAGGTTCAGATAATGAAACTTTTAAACCATCCTCATATTATTAAGCTTTATCAGGtgagaattgatttaaaaaacatatgccaAGGTATGGAATTGTACCTTATGGTTTTAGTTACCAGTGATCTTATCTTGCAaaaagttccttgaaagcagcaGTGTCAAACCAGCAGTCAAAacactgagaaatatttaacaaaataaataaaaatacaataagacagattatattttaatattaagttAGTATATAACCACAGGAATTCTTATGTACAAATAAATGACCTCTTTTCTTCAACAGCACTCCCTTAAAGAAAAGGAATGtatgtctgctattagtttctacAAAATACTGTTCTTGGTGATAATAAGGTTACTAATTTTGAACTTAGTAAAAATAGGCATAATATTTCTCTGTAAAGTTATGCAGTTTTTTATGACCTAGACAAATGACAATTTATGCCTGAGTAAAATCTTTATTCTCCAAAGATAATAGCTATTTCACATTTGTATCAAAGGACAAATTTACCCACGATTTTATGCTTCCAAATAAGTAAGGGCGAAGATTTGATGTTAGAAAATTGCTTTACTTTATAAGGCTAAAACATAGGCAGGAGTCCTCAAGTTATTTGTTAAATGGAAGGCTTAAAAAGCTCcattttcctgactttgaggCCAGCTTTTTAACCATTAAATCACACCAATTCTTTAGTGCATGTAGAAAGGCAAATCAGAATATCCTAAacaggtgtgtgtatgtgtatacatatatatatatatgtgtgtgtgtgtgtgtgtgtgtgtgtataatatatacatacatatatatataacatgcagAATGAAACTAGAAGCTTATCTTTGTATATTATAATGAATttgcagttttcattttgaaaacaagTACATTTATTTCTGTAGattctacataaatgttagtcGTCTCCTTTTAAGAACATTTCCACataataattgaaaattattttaaccaagagcaatgaatttttaattatatcCAGTGTAAGAATATCTCAGATTTTGATgtcctaatttttaaattttttgttgaaaTGAGATCTGTGATTCAGAataataagtattcattaaaacataataaaaatcagTTTCTAATTGTCCTGGCAATAAGCTTTTTCAAAAATTCTCAGTCAGCAAGAGACATTCCTATCTTCCTACAGATAGTAGCATAACTATCTTAGGAATAACTGGGGcagaacaaatatatttaaaaatataatagcacttaaactttgagaaaaaaagcaatatacTTTTGCCTGCAAAAAACTTATACACTAGCGAAAGATGTTTgggtgactttaaaaaaataaatagtggTATTAGAACATTAATAAAGCTactgtaaaactttttaaaaagtagttttctTAAATTTGTAGAGTCACTCTTGGTCTTTCTAATGTTGTAACAGAAGTTTATTAGATTTGTGTTACTAGTATTTCCAGGATATCCTATAATTTATATTGTCCCCGTTGTtggattataatatttataaacattgtattaaaaagaagatagaaattatactttggttttactttatttttcccctgcCCTTTTATCCAAGTTTATTATATTAAACTAGGACCTATAATGCAATGAAAAATCTAGATGAAAGATTTTTCTATAgtgaattttctttccttgtctctaaGGATGTTCTTTCTACCTGTTGATTAAGACTCAGAAATTGGAAATAGAGCTCCATGACATAAAAgtgactttttgttgttgttattctgaTTTCAACACCAGCTGGCACTTTTCCCAGAACAATTCAGAAATGCCTCACTCTTTCCTTTTAGTATTCTTGAACTtgatgtattttttgttttattatttattttactctttcaCTCTCCTTAAACTGGAAGACAAAAGCACTATTTCCTTAACCCATATTAatatacatagattttttttagggTGTTTGGTCACttcttaagatttttctttctttatatgttcTACTGTATATACAAGGATAATTAtcgcattagttttttttttaagcaatctTCAGTGTtctctttttataaaacaaaaaattccatctcccccaccccccactcctaATCTCATTCTCCTCCCCACCCTTTTCAggtaagaataaaatgatatatatatatatatatatatataatataatatatatatacatatattatatatatatgtatatatatatatatatatttcacttttttcaaaGCCaccattttttgaattttttttttgcttattttaaaattatatctcctGGCATAAAAATGcctctaaaattttaaaaggaaaaatctaaTTCTGGATCAATAAATGGAGACATAGATGTGTTATTGACATTTGCTATTGCCATTGACGCACATTGAGCAGTGCACTTGCACAAACAGTAAGCTATTGTTGGCAAAGACTGAGTTTATTATGTCAGCAAAGCAAATGGGAATGAAGCATTTGATAGCCATTATTTAGTTTGTTTAGGTTGTAAATATCAACGTAGATAATCTCCTGTTACTGACTAGATTTCTGTGGTAGGAgcaatatttttgaaaaagactATTGCCAGAACAAttagaaattgaatttttttccccaatttttaaatcaatttattagatctatgttattttaatttatttaggaGCAATATTCTAATTCTTATACGTATGTAAGTTAggctagttttttgttttttttttttttttaatgtattgaagCCATCTTTAAGACTTGATTAGCTCAGGACAATAAAGGTTCAGGTTGTTCTCCTTGGTTGTCTGGTTACAGGCAACTGAAACTGGAAACAAATATGAATAGCCCCAGGTCTCCTCTGATAAAAAACTGGACAACTCAGGCAAGGAAGCTTCACTCAGCTGAATCAACTTGAGATGCCCTTAGTCCCAGTACCTTGCTATTGTCcatttccttttgttaactgttgaatgacCTATAGGTGTCTTCCCCTCCCCGCCCTTATTGAACTTAACCTATTAGGGGACTGGCTTGAGTCAGACCTACGTCAAAACAACTTCAAAAAGGAAAGTCATGAATTACAATAAGCTGtactttgaaaaatcaaaagtaaTATGTGATTCTGTACAGAATATATGACATCttctagaaaatatataaaatgattgaaACAATCCTAAAATTTAGACCTGTTTctagaaaatttaaaagtaaaaatatcttAGTATGTAGGCAAACTTTAGttcttggttttaaaaaaaaagaaacaatacatAGCAGCAAACATCTTTCCATAGATAAAAATCTCCTAAATATGGGGCTGCTTCTATTGTTTCTGcatatttttgctttgtctttgctttgctttgcttttgcaTTGTAGATTGTTATAGAGTACAAGTATTAAGTGATCACTTGTTATATATTTCTCAGGTTATGGAAACAAAGGATATGCTTTACATTGTCACTGAATTTgcaaaaaatggagaaatgtttGGTGAGTTATTTTTTCTGCTTACCTTTAGTAGGGAAAAAGGAATTCTTAGTCATGGAGGAAAATTTTtgtaggggaaagggaaaaaggaagaggctGGCCAGTGGAGCTTCCATCTTTTGAACATATATAGCCTTCCACTTGCTGCATGCCCATGTCAGGAGGCTGGCCATGTCAAAAAGGACTGGGACTCCCAATGTCATTATATAAATAAGATTTTCAGAATTAGAGATATCTGATTTATGATCTGATCAAAGTCATTACTAAGAATTCAAATAAGTTTACTTGTATATAATTAACCTAGTTTGTTGATCCGTAGATTATTTAACGTCCAATGGCCATCTGAGTGAAAatgaagcaaggaagaaattctGGCAGATTCTTTCAGCAGTGGAATACTGCCATAGCCATCATATAGTTCATAGGGATCTCAAAACGGAAAACCTTCTTTTAGATGCCAGCATGAATATCAAGCTAGCAGGtaagaaaagttaaatgtttttgaatattATAAAAGCTTGGataaatagtatgttgtgattgTAAAAAACGGGATAACAAATGATGACAGTGTAATGTAATTTATATGATACTTGTTCCAAAGCACTCTGGGCTTTTCTAAAAATGTATATCCCTTGACATTTCagtcttaaattatttttgtttttttctctttttttctcacagaTTTTGGATTTGGAAATTTCTATAAGTCAGGAGAGCCCTTATCTACTTGGTGTGGAAGTCCCCCATATGCTGCCCCAGAAGTTTTTGAAGGGAAGGAATATGAAGGGCCCTATCTTGACATTTGGGTAAGTGTTTATTGTGTGTATGTCCACAGaaatgcacatatgtatacacacatgtatagtATGTAATCAAGTATTACCATACTGTTAGGTTGTGTGCCTAGTGTGACATTCACTGATCAGAGTGTTGTATTGTTACTTTTTTTGCTAACAGAGCCTTGGTGTTGTGTTATATGTCCTTGTCTGTGGCTCTCTCCCTTTTGATGGGCCCAATTTACCAACTTTAAGACAAAGAGTGTTGGAGGGCCGATTCCGTATTCCTTTCTACATGTCCCAAGGTATGTAAGATCTTTAAAGACCTAGGAACTCTGATATTTTGTGATAGTTAATTATTTTGGAGAAGCCAAGAGAAGCAGCTTACTATAACTGATCAGTTATTGGCTGATAATGacctttttattataatttggctgtcttttttcattttttttccaacagaCTGTGAAACATTAATTCGTCGTATGCTGGTGGTGGACCCTACCAAACGAATAACAATTGCCCAAATAAAGCACCACAAGTGGATGCAAGCAGACCCCTCCCTTCAGCAGAATCCATCCCTGTCCTTTTCCATTCAGAATTACAGCTCTAACCTGGGAGATTACAATGAACAGGTGTTAGGGATTATGCAGACGCTTGGTATCAACAGGCAGAGAACAGTGGAGGTAAGCTGCTTCTCTTGGCCTACTTTTGTTCCAGCACCCTTTTCATGCTTGACTGGTGACTAATTAAATGTACACAACACATTCTTTTTGAGTGAGCCAGCATTATCAGGAAAAACAAGAGTACAAGTCAAGTTAAAACGCTAACTGTGTTTATTTAAGGGTAAACTAGTTCACTATTCTAAAACATATTCTTAGTTACCAGGAATAACCCCAATGAACAATCTCAAAAGGAAAGTTCAACTGTCTTGATTAAGAAATACAAGTCACATTTCTCCTCAGTTTTTGCAAACttgttgcttattttttgttCCAGCACTGAAGTAACTATATCATAAGTTCCTCTATTTTTTCTTACAGTCATTGCAAAATAGTAGTTATAACCACTTTGCTGCTATCTATTACCTCCTCCTGGAACGGCTCAAGGAATATAGGAACACTCAGCCATCTAACTGCTCAGGACTTGGAAGGCTGCAGAGGTCTAGGAGTTCTGACTTCAGCAATTTTGAGGTGAGAGtatagaaaagcttttttttttttttttttctccttcctcaaattatttCTTCCCTTGCTCTTGATTCATTATTCTTAGAACCAAAGATTATAGAATTTTTGATCTAGACCACAAATCTGGGTGATCAGTTAAGACTCATTGTATTTTGTTAGGAGGAAGACCATCTTTTTGCCCTCTGCTTAATGGTTATATAGCATTGTCCTCTTCATCACTGCTGCTCTAACATAGTTTCAGCTCTCTGACTGATAAAAGTTGTGAGCATGATAAAAGTTGTGAATTTAAGTTCTGTCCAAGATAGGCCACTCTAGATTTCTCTTATTTCACAGGATATTTACCCTATTAGAATCATTATCAAATTGGCCAGTTAATCTTAGACTCCCTACTTGTTAGATAGAACTTGAAATCTGTTCTAGTTATAAATGTGGAAAACcctaataataaatgttaatgggaaagatttgtttttttctttaattgatgttaattgttCTGTCTTGAGTCCTTTCTTAAAAGCATTTTCCTTTTGTATGTGGTCCGTAGATGCCTCAGGAAAGCCTCGCTAGTGATACTTTCAGATCCTCTTTGCTGTACCAGCAGCCTCAAAATCTGACTCAATCAATgttacaggaagaaatggattttGATATGAACAACCCACTGCAAGTGAGTTCTCACAAGTCATGTATGTGGTAGGCAGTTTGTGCGTTTGTTGGTGTAACCAAAAGGTCTTAAAAACTACAAATGGATTTAGAATACAGAAAtgtattcttttattcattctggTAACTGATGCTGTATAAGACTTGGCTTTgaatcactttatttatttaattttttacagCCACTCTTGTTCTCGATGGAGCCTAGCTTCAATGGTCTATTCCGCAACTGCTCCATCTCTCCCAACAATCTGCTGGAAACCACCATTAGTGAGGAGGTTAGACAGGATAAAGACTTTGAAGAGGAAATCAAGACTCAAAAGTCCATTCACCTCCCCAGCAATACCAGCAGGAGACATACCCTTGCTGAAGTCACCACCCATTTCTACCAGCGCACCCCTCCATGTGAGTCAGCCTTGAGGCAAAAAAGAcactatcttttcttcttcagaaaaaaggaatattagaaaTTAAGGCGATCCCAGAtgacagaaataattttattttttacattattggtggagaacttaattttttccccatttaaccTTTCATTTGGTTTTAGTGtgggacatttttaaaaagttaactaaGGAGGCAGAAGAGGGAGAGTATATATGACTCACAATATTTTGTAGCTGTAATGTCATGAATTTGCCCCATCCTttattagaattatatttttcaatgtaTGTTTTGGGGGTTATATTGTGGAAATGAATCAGTCTGGGACACAAAGGAAAGATTAGTAGGgctggagacaggaagaaatgtctgacctcagacatttactatctttCTGACAAATCACCTAATATCTgcttgcctcaattccctcaactgtaaagtaataggatctacttcacaggattgctgtgaatattaaatgagataataattgtaaaaacacttagcacagtggctggcatataataagcactaaataaatacttgttctcttACTTTTTTGTACTTCATGAACTTGCTGACATGGTTTCATACTGTAATCAATACCTTCAAGAAAGATGTCTTGGCTTTGGAGTGACTGATAGAGACTGAACTCAAAACTTTACAGCTCAGAAAATTGTCTTTATGGTTTAGATTAAAAGCATCTGATAGGAGCACCTATGGCGCTCTGActttgtagggaaaaaaaaagttggagataTCAGCACTTTGGAATACTTTTGCATAAAAGACAGGAAATCTTTGAAGGTTACTTGTTCATATTCCATAGCCATAAAGTACTTCTATCTTATTCTTagtatttcttttccttattcttaCTTTCCAAAAAATCAAGTAGAATATGGTTTTGCAATTGACAGCACAGTTGTTGCCCTCTTAGTATTATCAAGTGGACTAAGTCCTCAGAGCATATTGATTGCTATTTTTGAAATCTTCAATTGACTCAGCATACgttgttttttctttgccttctagGTATAGTCATTTCTTCTTGTGCTAGCCCAGCAGAGGGAACCAACTCAGACAGTTGCCTCACTTCTTCTTCCAACATTGAATCAGAAGGCCTGAGTAGCTGCCTCAATGACCAAGTGCTGATGGCTAACTCTGCCACTGTGAAAACCACCTCTCCTTTCCTTGTGGCACAGTCTAACGTCCCAGGCCTGAAGATAGAGGGATGTCTAGGAGGAGCTACTCTGTTACCTGTCAGTTTTCAGGAAGGAAGAAGAGCTTCAGATACCTCACTCACTCAAGGTAAGTTGTCTCAAATGATAAGATTTTGTGATTTCACTGTTTCCTCATTCATATAATACTAATGAGAGTTTTCTAGATTGGGAACTCAAGGCAAAGAAGAGCTAATGGATTTGTGTAGGTTCTTAAACAAGGCAATAAAAGCTGTAAAAATATTCTCGAAGGTAGTTCTAGTTATAGACCTTTACCTCCATAATTCCCCTTAGTTCCtgtaattttgaaattgaagTGTACATGTAACAGTGAATATTTACTAGaatacctcagttttttttttgatttgcctACTGAATAACTCCCCCCAACCCTTTGGATGATTAGATTTAATAAGAAGtcagatatatatttatttgttagcTGTTGGAGAATTTTATATTCCTAGGTTCCTCGTTCTGCCTTTTTTGCATTGCTCATAACATGTTTCTTGGGTTTCCTTCTGTGCTACTATTTATTATTAACATAAGTGTTCTTTTAAATGCATGTGTAGTGATTCTTGAGCTCCTCCCATTCTCAAGCAGAACCAGATTTGTAGCCATAGTCCAAATCTTTGCTAAATGTTAGATCTTTCAATAATTTGGGGAAAGGTATAGGGATATATATGTAACCAAACAATACTAATCTACCCATCAAACAATTTCTATCCCTTTTTTGGCCTTTTCCCTTTAGTTTAGTTcttaaactaaaatattttacataccaACAATATTGGGCTtacaaggaaaagataatgagttgtcTTTGTTTTATCCCTCTTTAGGTTTGAAAGCTTTTAGACAGCAACTCCGGAAAAATACTAGGACAAAAGGATTTTTAGGACTAAACAAAATTAATGGGCTGGCTAGACAAGTGTGTCAGGCCTCATCAGGCCGAACAACAAGAGGATGCCTGAGCTCTTCTCAACACTATCAGCCAAACACTTGTCTATATAATAGTGGAGGAAAAAGCCAGGAAGGTGGGAACCTGC
Proteins encoded in this region:
- the SIK1 gene encoding serine/threonine-protein kinase SIK1, with the protein product MVIMSEFTSVPNSSQTQQRPLRVGFYDIERTLGKGNFAVVKLARHRVTKTQVAIKIIDKARLDPSNLEKIYREVQIMKLLNHPHIIKLYQVMETKDMLYIVTEFAKNGEMFDYLTSNGHLSENEARKKFWQILSAVEYCHSHHIVHRDLKTENLLLDASMNIKLADFGFGNFYKSGEPLSTWCGSPPYAAPEVFEGKEYEGPYLDIWSLGVVLYVLVCGSLPFDGPNLPTLRQRVLEGRFRIPFYMSQDCETLIRRMLVVDPTKRITIAQIKHHKWMQADPSLQQNPSLSFSIQNYSSNLGDYNEQVLGIMQTLGINRQRTVESLQNSSYNHFAAIYYLLLERLKEYRNTQPSNCSGLGRLQRSRSSDFSNFEMPQESLASDTFRSSLLYQQPQNLTQSMLQEEMDFDMNNPLQPLLFSMEPSFNGLFRNCSISPNNLLETTISEEVRQDKDFEEEIKTQKSIHLPSNTSRRHTLAEVTTHFYQRTPPCIVISSCASPAEGTNSDSCLTSSSNIESEGLSSCLNDQVLMANSATVKTTSPFLVAQSNVPGLKIEGCLGGATLLPVSFQEGRRASDTSLTQGLKAFRQQLRKNTRTKGFLGLNKINGLARQVCQASSGRTTRGCLSSSQHYQPNTCLYNSGGKSQEGGNLLEEVLHQQRLLQLQHNTSVHLSCPQAVQLPSAQYIVSTCNETYQTPNSLLTSELLKGNSVTHPHLFKASVSPVSSAAQLLDTHLYINSNTSPVSTSFSQQPNFAMWSPNYDPTVLQQGDCEMEDLTSTQLRKFVLVQ